The DNA segment CTCGTCCGCAGCGGGTACGTTCAGATGATCGTCGATGTCCGCGGCACCGGCAGTTCCTCGGGCACCTGGGACGTGCTGGGCACCCGCGAACAACTCGATTCCCTCGAGGTGATCGACTGGGCCCGACGCCAGTACTGGTGCAACGGCAGGGTGGGAATGGCCGGCATCTCGTACTCGGCGATCAATGCGCTGCAGGCCGCAGCCAAGCAACCCGCCGGGCTCGACGCGATCTTCGCCGTCGAGGGCTCGGTGGACATCGTCCGCGAGATCTTCGCAACCGGAGGGGCCACCTCGGCGTTCATCCCGCTGTGGCTCACCGCCGTCAACGCATTGAAGTGGGCACCGGCCATCGGCGGCATCGACACGTTCACCTGGCTCCGCGATCGCACCCTGTCCCCCGCCACCAACCTGTTCGATCTGGCCAAAGGCTTTGTCACAGGACGAGATTCACGAATCTACGACGACGAGTACTACGACACCATCGACGCCGCCATCGAGGACATCGCGGTGCCGACATTCTTGTACGGCTGCTGGCACGACATCTTCGGCGGCTCCGCCCCCGACATCTACAACCGGCTGTCCCTCGAACGCGGATCGAAGCAGTTGCTCGTCGGTGACGGGTACCACGGCAACCCCGGAATCGGGTTCGGCGAACCGGGCTTTCCACCGCGTCTCGATATGCTCGAGCGAGCCTGGTTCGACAAGTGGCTACGCGACATCGACAACGGAATCGAGAACTACGGCCCCGTCACGTTGCGTCAACAGGGCGGCAATTGGACTGCGCACGGCCGCTTTCCGGCTCCGCGGGCGCAACCACGCAGGCTGTACCTGTCGGCGACGCCCTCAGGAACGGCAGCCCACGCCGTAGCCGACGGCAGCCTCACGACCGAACCGGCCACGTCCCGCGACATCCTGACGGTGCGGCCCTCGTTGCGGGCCGTCGTCTCGCGTGACACCACCCAGGTACTCGCCGGCGTGACGGCAGTGTTGGGGGGCGGATTCACCTACGACAACCGGTTCGCCGAAGGTGCCGCAGTCACCTTCACCACCGGTCCGGCCGAGTCGGACGCCGTTCTGTCCGGTCCGATGAATCTGCATCTTCGAGTGGTCTGCCACGCACGGGAAGCGTTGTGGGCCATCATGATCTGCGACGTCGCTCCCGACGGGACCTCGACGGTGCTCAGCAACGGCGCTCTTCTGGCCTCGCGTCGAGCCGTGGACGACGAACGTTCCTTGTTCGCGCCGAACGGCGACTACACCCGGCCCTACCACCCGCTCACCGAAGCGGCGCTGCTTCCGGTACCCATCGGCGAACCCATC comes from the Rhodococcus sp. SBT000017 genome and includes:
- a CDS encoding CocE/NonD family hydrolase, which codes for MTAVQPHPLLQPVRDPSGGDAAAAWAAIVREEPRYPRVSVSANVRIPMSDGTALRAYVVRPADASGKAVTGSFPTVLNLTPYNKLLIKSIDTILETPVLGRAIRAFSSAFDLTGTRFDGITEITRVVAGGAADLLSVNRHLVRSGYVQMIVDVRGTGSSSGTWDVLGTREQLDSLEVIDWARRQYWCNGRVGMAGISYSAINALQAAAKQPAGLDAIFAVEGSVDIVREIFATGGATSAFIPLWLTAVNALKWAPAIGGIDTFTWLRDRTLSPATNLFDLAKGFVTGRDSRIYDDEYYDTIDAAIEDIAVPTFLYGCWHDIFGGSAPDIYNRLSLERGSKQLLVGDGYHGNPGIGFGEPGFPPRLDMLERAWFDKWLRDIDNGIENYGPVTLRQQGGNWTAHGRFPAPRAQPRRLYLSATPSGTAAHAVADGSLTTEPATSRDILTVRPSLRAVVSRDTTQVLAGVTAVLGGGFTYDNRFAEGAAVTFTTGPAESDAVLSGPMNLHLRVVCHAREALWAIMICDVAPDGTSTVLSNGALLASRRAVDDERSLFAPNGDYTRPYHPLTEAALLPVPIGEPIVLDIDILTTEAVIATGHRLRVDVFATDTPRFIPILPDLLRTRLRKQDISIDPESPSYLVVPILGEPGW